Genomic DNA from Limanda limanda chromosome 8, fLimLim1.1, whole genome shotgun sequence:
AACTAACACTTTTGTGAGGGTAAAAGATTTGAAGGATTTTTGTGCAATAAAGGCTGAgccaaaaaaaaattgttcttttttaaaatcatgttGACAAAGAAGGATTATGTGTTTCGTAATTGTAGATTGCAGTTAATTACCTagtaattattgttttatttattatgaaataTGTTCGCTcctttgtttaatatttgtgcAACAATTTAATTGACGGTCATTaagtatgtatttgtaatagaATGTGTTGTACATATTTCTGTTCTTTCTTATGTATGTGTAATACAGGACttatttaagaaaaatatttaagatATCTGTGGAGGGTTTAGACAAGGTTTtacttgttgtgttgttactttATGGAAACATTTTGTCCGTGTTATTCaggatattttttatattagaaacaaaaaagacaatCCTTCTATTGATAGTTTGTGCCTTGCAGTATTAGAAATCTTGCACTTAATATTCTGTGTGAGAACACCTGGATAGAAACAGCTGGATTCTTACCTGTCAGACATGGAGACAGAGTTGCCAGGATCCCTCTTATTTGACAAAATCATGTCTCTGCTCATGTTACGGGACAATTACCGTCTTTTTATTCATGTCTTTAGTCGCCAACAAGCTTCAAAGTTAAATTGAACATAGACCCGTGCCCTCGTTATCGATTCGCTAACCAAGAGATCCAGAGAGGAAGGACTGTAGCTGGGacagaaagtaaagaaaagtaatttttatgtcttttatgagtaaataaaaaactatttcaaagaacatgtgttttcattgttacTTTTATATTGTATCAtcaaagttgtgtttgtgtcagtgacTCTAGCTGAAAGGAAACAGAGGCCTATTGGGCACAGTGACACAATCTGAATAAGACCACAGACACTATACTGAAGAGCTACTGTtcagatttaaaataaagtataaatgaCAGGTTCATAAATTACATTAATGTTTACACGTAAATCgtgtgaagaaaaaatatattaatcatTTTCCAAGAACTgtcatttattcattaattatttttgtattcaactatttatctatttattatgtATTCACTTATTTAACAACCAATCCAAACTGTGTAGACAAAACCAAACATTTCAAATCACATTATTTGCTGACTTTGCAGAACAGTCACTTCACAGATTTCCCTTTCAGTGCAAATACAAATAACTCGTGTTGTACTTTGTGTTGCACATTTTTTAGAAGTgtagaaaaatgtaaaacataaaaacaaaacaaaacacgcTGATATTTTGtacccttgtttttttttttgcgtcaCTCCCCAGCGCCTCGTAGACGTTTCTCCTGTTTTGACCCGAACGGGACGCCGTAGTCGGGGAAGATGGCGGCCATAGCATTGGTTAGCCGTCCTGCTAACGTCCTTCCAAAGATTTGCAGTGAGTAACCTCTGATCTGTCTTCAGACTTCGTGTTGAAGTGTTTGTTAGAAGATACTAGTGAatctgttcttctgtgtgacCACATCTCTGCCCGCTTGTTCACACCGATCACACGGATCCAGTGACCTTGCTAACCAGCTAAACTCCTGCTAGCATCtcagctagctgctagctccCAGTTAGACCTGTGCAGAACTTTAATGGTGATTAACAGTGTAAAGGTGAAGGCTGGCATCGATCTGTGGAACTATTACTGAAGGGTGAAGCTTAGTTAAAGTTCAGTTCCAGTGTTGGACAGTGTGTCCTCTCCGCTTGGCCACCGTGACGTGACGTGGGTTCGAGACTCTCACAACACTGTGTTCTAAGATTCAATCTCTCAGTTGTTGCTTCTTAGTTTTGATGATAATTAActcgattgattgattgatatcaaGCTGGCAGCCTCTTCAGATAAAATATGACTGATGTGTTGTTGATATTGATTTGCTGACGTCCTCTCTTACTGGGTGCTGCCTCGTACCTTCAATCTGATGAACTATGAACTGGTAGTTTCACCATCAGCCTCCAGTACATGTGTGATTCTGCTTACTTCAGTCAAAAAGAGGGGTTTCCTCACTTCCTGTAGTTGTTCTCTCAGCTTTGAATCAATCAGGCTCCTCTCCTGACCTCACCTCGTCCTTTATGACCTGCAGAAGTAAACTCTAGAGATGGTTGTCCATGAAAgtctccatcttcctccagcATATTTCCTCCCCCATTCTGATCATCAACTCAAGCTCTTGACCAGGACCTGCATGGTTTTATATACTGCCACCTGTTTGGATGATTTATTGTGGTTTTTGCAGGAGTGAACCGATAGTAAAGTGCTCATTGAGAATAGAATGCATCAAACTGAGGCGTGTTTCTATTTGATAATATTCGTACCAACAGATGTgtaagaatcagaatcagaaagtatttattgccaagtaggtttacacctacctggaattttctttggtatataagtgcatacaatgaacataaaacataaaaacacaataagtacttcacattagaaaaaataataataactttataaaacaaaactaaaatatatacaagatataaaaagtaaaatgcaaaaacttATAACCACTTATCAGTTATAAAACAgttacaaatatatacatataaatatatacagatatatacaagatatgaaaagttaaataaaaagtaaaatgcaaagcaggagagaaatggggatgtgcaatatactgttatgttatcAGAGCAGGATCTATTTGAACCTCAGTAAGTTTAGTTCCCTGAATGCAATCCTCCTTTTGGATCCTGACCCATCGCTGCCTGTGTTCCCCTCCCTTTCGACAGGTAGCTCCTCCCCTGCTGTGTTGTCAGCCGCCTGTGTCTCCACGGGTCAGCAGAGGAAGCTGCACCATGCCgtcatccccaaagggaaaggAGGGCGCTCCTCTTCAAGCGGAATAGCAGCCACAGTGTTCGGTGCCACAGGTTTCCTGGGCCGATATGTGGTCAGCAGGCTGGGTGAGCttaaaaatacaacattatACTGATGTTTAACTATGTACACATCTATATTTACTTACTATTGTATCTGCTGATGATTTGCAGGTCGGATGGGCTCTCAGGTTATAATCCCTCACCGTTGTGATCAGTATGACCTCATGTACTTCAGGCCCATGGGTGACCTTGGACAAATCCTTTTCATGGTGAGATTTGCACTTTGCACATTTCTCAGACCTCACAGACATTTGTTGTAGAAATACTCCTCTACTGGTGAAATCAAGTATTTAGGAGccttgaataaaaatgtaaaatgtggtgtctgtgttctgtcttgtgGCAGGAGTGGGATCCCAGGAACAAAGACTCCATCAAACATGCTCTGGAGAACTCTAACGTGGTCATCAACCTGGTGGGCAGAGAGTGGGAGACCAGGTATTAAAGCATGTGATTCATGTTCAGTTCTTGGATGACTTTGTTGATTCTGCTTGAAAATTATAAATTAACATTCATGGCATTTCCCCTCTTTTTGTGTGAAGGAACTATTGCTTTGAGGACGTCTTCGTTTCCATCCCTCAGCAGATTGCCAAGGCAGCCAGAGAGGCCGGCATCACCAAACTCGTCCACATGTCTCACCTCAACGCTGACATACGCAGCCAGTCCAAGTACCTGAGGAACAAGGTGGGCTGTTTCTCTACATCAGTCCCTCTCCTAACATTTTCCTAAACCTTATGTTAAGGAAACATTTATGAGTCTGATAAAGCTGTAGAACTTTGAACTGTTATCAAATAATacctttgtttattttctgtatatttaaTGTGGTGTAGGTGCTTGACCTTATTTGTCAGTCATTgacatataaaatgtgtttatattggTGCAAAGCCCAAGACAAAATTAATCTTGAACCATGAGCTGGCTACATTAACATGTGaagaaggtttgtgtgttttaaatccaGGTGATCATTGTGCGTCATGTTCCTTTCCCACAGGCTGTCGGAGAGAACGCAGTGAGAGACGAGTTCCCAGACGCCATCATCATGAAGCCTGCTGAGATCTTTGGGAGAGAGGACCGATTCTTCAACTACTACGCAAGTAagaagttgtttgtttgtttgtgaatgagACTATTTCAACgtttttgattattttactgTTCTAGAATTTAAATAAACTCCCTCCACGTCTCACAGTTAGCCATAGTCTCATGTTTGGCTTTGATCCTGTTTCAGATATGCGCTGGTTTGGTAACGCTGTTCCACTCATGGGCATGGGGAAGAAGACGGTGAAGCAGCCGGTTCATGTAAGAGACTTGTGTGATATACAGTCCATTCTAATCGAGCCACATCTGCATGTAGAACAGTAACTGACTCAGTAGCTTCACGTGGCTGATTCAGTTTCCGTTGACATTTGATGACGAGAATGTTTTCAACATGTAGCAGACACAGTGACGAGACATTAT
This window encodes:
- the ndufa9a gene encoding NADH dehydrogenase [ubiquinone] 1 alpha subcomplex subunit 9, mitochondrial, with product MAAIALVSRPANVLPKICSSSSPAVLSAACVSTGQQRKLHHAVIPKGKGGRSSSSGIAATVFGATGFLGRYVVSRLGRMGSQVIIPHRCDQYDLMYFRPMGDLGQILFMEWDPRNKDSIKHALENSNVVINLVGREWETRNYCFEDVFVSIPQQIAKAAREAGITKLVHMSHLNADIRSQSKYLRNKAVGENAVRDEFPDAIIMKPAEIFGREDRFFNYYANMRWFGNAVPLMGMGKKTVKQPVHVVDVAKAIINAVRDPDADGKTFQLVGPNRYLLHDLVEYIYAVAHRSFVPYPLPRPFYRLAARFFAMNPFEPWTTPDKIDRFHITDMKYPGLPGLEDLGITPSTVEQKAIEILRRHRRFRYLEADLEDAKPAKTVNY